From the genome of Neisseria lisongii, one region includes:
- a CDS encoding PDDEXK-like family protein has translation MQQHLLTLKKIAQIIEYYQKQRDKTALYDANRFNPFRFMRTDENGLSAILAFLLDPNQTHGQQDLFLNAFLKYLNLTQFLAYDSVSVFTEKTVLTKRRHDIFIEGYINQKLVWVISIENKLRDAVDQPNQLTDYLDDLKSKNDLFFLIYLPKSNTAPDKSSISETEWQGLIDRNQGKSLSIQHLIEWLDRTPIVAPKIRQFCDDFKDFLKEDIMNTPEDSNQLVQEIIKDKELLYTSLIIAQSTKELYQQLINQLEQKLKEKIKTDYPSLTQAGWELYTKSYFNKEINFNLYFDKDKSKQGKSWGISIGFDKTWFNQAFYGIYVNEKMIPASSEEYQKLTDFFQSRFQGFESTEWWLKRKKFDGELFSWGPEVLRQIPSGELANKLFEHLKPLLDAVIEYNKQV, from the coding sequence ATGCAACAACATTTGCTGACATTAAAGAAAATTGCTCAAATTATTGAGTATTACCAAAAACAAAGAGATAAAACGGCATTATATGATGCCAACCGTTTTAATCCTTTTCGTTTTATGAGAACAGATGAAAATGGATTATCAGCCATTCTTGCATTTTTACTCGATCCCAATCAAACGCACGGACAACAAGATCTATTTTTAAATGCTTTTTTGAAATATTTGAATTTAACGCAGTTTCTTGCCTATGATAGTGTTAGCGTTTTCACTGAAAAAACGGTATTAACAAAACGTAGGCACGATATTTTTATTGAAGGTTACATCAATCAGAAATTAGTTTGGGTAATTTCGATTGAAAATAAATTGAGAGATGCCGTAGATCAACCCAATCAACTTACAGATTATCTTGATGATTTAAAAAGCAAAAATGATCTCTTTTTTCTTATTTATTTGCCCAAATCAAACACAGCACCCGATAAATCTTCCATCAGCGAAACAGAATGGCAAGGTTTAATTGATCGCAATCAAGGCAAATCTTTATCCATTCAACATCTGATTGAATGGCTAGATCGCACACCAATTGTTGCCCCTAAAATAAGACAATTTTGTGATGATTTTAAAGACTTTTTAAAGGAAGATATTATGAATACTCCAGAAGACTCCAATCAACTTGTTCAAGAAATTATTAAAGACAAAGAATTGCTATATACCTCTCTCATCATTGCTCAATCTACCAAAGAATTATATCAACAGCTAATCAATCAATTAGAGCAAAAACTTAAAGAAAAAATTAAAACAGATTACCCGTCATTAACTCAAGCAGGCTGGGAATTGTACACAAAGAGTTATTTTAACAAGGAGATCAATTTTAACCTTTACTTTGATAAAGATAAATCTAAACAGGGTAAAAGTTGGGGTATCAGTATTGGCTTTGATAAAACTTGGTTTAATCAGGCTTTTTATGGAATATATGTAAATGAAAAAATGATCCCAGCTTCATCAGAAGAATATCAAAAATTAACCGATTTTTTCCAATCTCGTTTTCAAGGATTTGAAAGCACCGAGTGGTGGTTGAAACGGAAAAAATTTGATGGCGAATTATTCTCTTGGGGACCTGAAGTTTTGCGTCAAATTCCCTCTGGGGAATTGGCAAATAAACTTTTTGAACATTTAAAACCGTTACTTGATGCTGTCATTGAATATAATAAGCAAGTTTGA
- a CDS encoding TetR/AcrR family transcriptional regulator, with translation MKPHTAPDKIWHAFLTLLAGHSPDDISVQQICDVAQVHRSSFYRYFRDLYTLADYGFRQVAEQTMMSATDARSTLLSTRKFIDFVDSRRHELCHLLTARYANRFQQAIYQPLERHMLSVFAMAGDSYIHPAPPEYVARYHIGGLARIISIWLQTPNARKAELIMQIDVLARYMMKDCMKKM, from the coding sequence ATGAAACCCCACACCGCTCCCGATAAAATCTGGCACGCTTTTTTAACCCTGCTTGCCGGGCATAGCCCTGACGACATCAGCGTCCAGCAGATTTGCGATGTGGCGCAGGTTCACCGTTCGTCTTTTTACCGCTATTTTCGGGATTTATACACGCTTGCCGATTACGGTTTCCGCCAAGTTGCCGAGCAGACGATGATGAGTGCCACCGATGCCCGTTCTACCTTGCTTTCCACCCGAAAATTTATTGATTTTGTGGACAGCCGCCGCCACGAGCTGTGCCATCTGCTCACCGCCCGTTATGCCAACCGCTTTCAACAGGCGATTTATCAGCCTTTGGAACGGCATATGCTCAGTGTGTTTGCGATGGCGGGCGACAGCTATATTCATCCTGCGCCACCTGAATATGTGGCTCGCTACCATATCGGCGGATTGGCAAGAATAATCTCAATCTGGCTGCAAACGCCGAATGCCCGCAAAGCTGAGTTGATTATGCAAATTGATGTACTGGCAAGGTATATGATGAAAGACTGTATGAAGAAAATGTGA
- a CDS encoding CatB-related O-acetyltransferase, with protein MTYISKSAYIHPKATIEQPVTIGKDAEIHDSCIVGKYTLVNNNSILYSKVEMGRYCSIARFCEIGVAEHPSNFLSSSSFQYSTALFKRHPDFSFKRKALFQGNKNTKIGNDVWIGAKVVIKTGVTIGDGAIVAGLSFVNKDVPPYAIVGGIPAKIIRYRFDEKIISQLLSLKWWELSPKEMANVSFDNIESAILQIKQIKEKSGVIYD; from the coding sequence ATGACATACATATCAAAATCCGCTTACATCCACCCAAAAGCAACCATAGAGCAACCGGTTACGATTGGTAAGGATGCCGAAATTCATGATAGTTGTATTGTTGGTAAGTATACGCTGGTCAACAATAATTCTATTCTTTATTCCAAAGTTGAAATGGGTAGATACTGCTCAATAGCTCGATTTTGTGAAATTGGTGTAGCAGAGCACCCATCAAATTTTTTATCATCGTCTAGTTTTCAATATAGTACTGCCCTGTTTAAAAGACATCCTGATTTTTCTTTTAAAAGAAAAGCGCTTTTTCAAGGTAACAAAAATACCAAGATCGGTAACGATGTTTGGATAGGAGCAAAGGTAGTTATCAAAACTGGGGTTACTATTGGTGACGGAGCAATTGTTGCAGGATTATCTTTTGTTAATAAAGATGTACCGCCTTATGCAATTGTAGGAGGCATTCCTGCCAAAATTATTCGCTATCGTTTCGATGAAAAGATTATTTCCCAGTTATTATCACTAAAATGGTGGGAGCTTAGTCCTAAAGAAATGGCGAATGTATCTTTCGACAATATTGAATCAGCTATTCTTCAAATAAAACAAATTAAAGAAAAATCCGGGGTTATTTATGATTAA
- the waaF gene encoding lipopolysaccharide heptosyltransferase II: protein MSKKILIISPSWIGDCVMTQPLLSRLHTLYPDCVIDVFAPKWSMAVFERMPQVREILENPFAHGTLDLKKRWQLGRELGHRGYDQVIVLPGSLKSALIALATGIRRRTGYVGESRYFLLNDIRKLDKAALPLMVDRYTALAYPTQAEFDGYSGYPKFSVNPESRRSALAKYGLDTEKPVLAFCPGAEFGPAKRWSARYFAELARRYSVQGWQVWLFGSQKDFEIADEINRFSDGLCVNLCGKTSLAEAIDLLSCAETVVCNDSGLMHLAAALDRKLVAVYGSSSADHTPPLSDKAEIVSLNLDCSPCFKRECPLGHTDCLNRLTPDMIEQAIARLNQAA from the coding sequence ATGTCTAAAAAAATTCTGATTATTTCGCCTAGTTGGATTGGTGATTGTGTAATGACGCAGCCGCTGTTGAGCCGTTTGCATACGCTTTATCCTGATTGTGTGATTGATGTGTTTGCACCCAAGTGGTCGATGGCGGTGTTTGAGCGTATGCCGCAGGTGCGTGAGATTTTGGAAAATCCGTTCGCTCATGGGACTTTGGATTTGAAAAAACGCTGGCAGCTCGGTCGGGAACTGGGGCATCGTGGCTATGATCAGGTGATTGTTTTGCCCGGTTCGCTCAAGTCGGCGCTGATTGCGCTGGCAACGGGTATTCGGCGGCGTACGGGTTATGTGGGCGAGTCTCGTTATTTTTTATTGAACGATATCCGCAAATTAGATAAGGCGGCGTTGCCGCTGATGGTGGATCGTTATACTGCTTTGGCGTATCCAACTCAGGCGGAGTTTGACGGGTATTCAGGTTATCCGAAATTTAGTGTCAATCCGGAAAGCAGGCGCTCGGCGTTGGCGAAATATGGTTTGGACACGGAAAAGCCGGTATTGGCATTTTGTCCGGGAGCGGAATTCGGGCCGGCGAAGCGTTGGTCGGCACGTTATTTTGCCGAACTTGCCCGCCGTTATTCGGTTCAGGGTTGGCAAGTTTGGCTGTTCGGTTCGCAAAAAGATTTTGAAATTGCCGATGAAATCAACCGTTTTTCAGACGGCCTGTGTGTGAATTTATGCGGTAAAACCTCGCTGGCCGAAGCGATTGATTTGCTTTCGTGTGCGGAAACGGTTGTCTGCAACGACAGCGGTTTGATGCACTTGGCGGCGGCGTTGGATCGGAAACTGGTGGCGGTTTACGGTTCATCGAGTGCGGACCATACGCCGCCGTTGAGCGATAAGGCGGAAATTGTCAGCTTAAACTTGGATTGTTCGCCCTGCTTCAAGCGGGAATGTCCGCTCGGGCATACTGATTGTTTGAACAGGCTCACGCCCGATATGATTGAGCAGGCAATCGCCCGATTGAACCAAGCTGCTTAA
- a CDS encoding glycosyltransferase yields MIKLSVIIPFRCENESTNYLIDRLENLLDSFPQNLPLEFIVVDSGSTLHYQEQCQSICEKYNTRYVYHDTLGKPFSIGACRDFGVQIAQGKAVSFLDVDLRVAPDFWQRLLVLMEAWGISKYKKSFLAIPCLYLTQEGTVEFLQADPNLKFMDFYLRYLQGDKIAIENMALCSSVMIVDRNHYLSVGGHDPEFRGHGYEDFELYHRLLCEENIIPKTEDYYLDQKTWNTYSYNGFRSHLAMAARPAMMANLFVTHLWHPRPKNVSFYSNLMVQNRTMWADKFKKFAETSIHPETLSISNANVLFFGKPNTNAAFCLRDVFPFLGKVTYVSEYDFINKAGEFLKDDFEYMLKTSNISKIIFPNPYGNPARLEVYKWCRESGFPFYCYERGALPDSWFFDPNGFNADSYSYAEEHWNKPLSEEQTQEIKEYINNCIFGTNFLEKQSNRIGSEALANKLQIGSKKVLFVPLQRPSDTVIKYMSGNIQTFLKFIETVDSLAQKLMSKGWVVLCKKHPLETETPPLKYAKYVPDDTHFIDLLELADRVALINSGVGIYSMMLNKPTYIFGDAFYAHKEVNRTVPYLIGEDEEIENLAKDIIQGFDVNNDKMLRFLHYLVYSFYSFGIPKTISRKEADGSLRTITTGIDFYNLKLDEKLIFEYESIPRPKIASSAPMFERYALDIHLKKKVVSTKK; encoded by the coding sequence ATGATTAAATTATCCGTTATCATTCCATTTCGTTGCGAAAATGAATCTACTAATTATTTAATAGATCGTTTAGAAAATCTACTTGATTCTTTCCCACAGAATTTGCCATTAGAGTTTATTGTTGTAGATTCAGGTTCGACTTTACACTATCAAGAACAATGCCAAAGTATTTGTGAAAAATACAATACTCGATATGTTTATCACGACACTCTCGGAAAACCATTCTCTATTGGAGCTTGTCGGGATTTTGGCGTACAGATTGCACAAGGAAAAGCCGTTAGCTTCTTAGATGTAGATCTTCGTGTAGCCCCTGATTTTTGGCAACGCTTGCTTGTCTTAATGGAAGCATGGGGTATTTCTAAATATAAAAAGAGCTTTTTAGCCATTCCTTGTTTATATTTAACGCAAGAAGGTACTGTTGAATTTTTACAGGCAGATCCTAATTTGAAATTTATGGATTTTTATCTTCGTTATTTGCAAGGAGATAAAATTGCAATTGAAAATATGGCTCTTTGTTCGTCTGTTATGATTGTTGATAGAAATCATTATTTGTCAGTTGGTGGGCACGATCCTGAGTTTAGAGGACACGGCTACGAGGACTTTGAGTTATATCATCGTTTATTATGCGAAGAAAATATTATTCCAAAAACAGAAGATTATTATTTAGATCAGAAAACATGGAATACATACTCATATAATGGGTTTAGAAGTCACTTAGCAATGGCTGCTAGACCTGCAATGATGGCTAATTTATTTGTTACCCATCTTTGGCATCCAAGACCTAAAAATGTGAGTTTTTATTCAAATTTAATGGTTCAAAATAGAACAATGTGGGCTGATAAATTTAAAAAATTTGCAGAAACTTCAATCCATCCCGAAACATTATCTATTTCTAATGCTAATGTATTATTCTTTGGTAAACCAAATACAAATGCAGCATTTTGTTTACGTGATGTATTTCCATTTCTAGGAAAAGTTACTTATGTAAGCGAATATGACTTTATAAATAAAGCAGGAGAATTTCTCAAAGATGATTTTGAGTATATGCTCAAAACAAGCAATATATCAAAGATTATTTTTCCTAATCCTTATGGTAATCCAGCTCGTTTAGAAGTATATAAATGGTGTCGTGAATCAGGTTTTCCTTTTTACTGCTACGAACGAGGAGCTTTACCTGATAGCTGGTTCTTTGATCCTAATGGTTTTAATGCCGATTCTTATAGTTATGCTGAAGAACATTGGAATAAACCTTTATCAGAAGAGCAAACTCAAGAAATTAAAGAATACATCAATAATTGTATCTTTGGCACAAATTTTCTTGAAAAACAATCGAACAGAATTGGCTCTGAAGCCTTAGCCAATAAATTACAAATCGGCTCTAAAAAAGTGTTGTTTGTTCCTTTACAAAGACCGTCTGATACTGTTATCAAATATATGTCGGGAAATATCCAGACATTTTTGAAATTTATTGAAACGGTAGATTCTTTAGCTCAGAAATTAATGTCTAAAGGCTGGGTGGTTTTATGTAAAAAACATCCGCTTGAAACAGAGACGCCACCATTGAAATATGCGAAATATGTTCCAGATGATACGCATTTTATTGATTTATTAGAATTGGCAGATCGAGTAGCACTGATTAACTCAGGGGTGGGTATTTATAGCATGATGCTGAATAAACCAACCTATATTTTTGGTGATGCTTTTTATGCACATAAAGAAGTTAATAGAACTGTTCCATATCTGATTGGTGAAGATGAAGAGATAGAAAATCTTGCTAAAGACATTATTCAGGGGTTTGATGTAAATAATGATAAAATGTTACGTTTTTTACATTATTTAGTTTACTCATTCTATTCTTTCGGTATTCCAAAAACAATTTCTCGGAAAGAAGCTGATGGTAGCTTAAGAACAATCACTACGGGTATTGATTTCTATAATTTAAAACTAGATGAAAAACTCATCTTTGAATATGAGTCTATTCCACGCCCTAAAATTGCATCAAGTGCACCAATGTTTGAGCGTTATGCACTAGATATTCATTTGAAAAAGAAGGTTGTTTCCACAAAAAAGTAG
- a CDS encoding nuclear transport factor 2 family protein, translating into MKKFIFTLITATLLSTGVQAQSNSVATQNTQVVQQSVLERNKANVLDFYELAFNQHKLQEAVSKHVGAEYLQHNPTVADGGQAFIDAFAPFLKSHPQSKATVKRVVADGDLVWLHVHSQLDDKDRGEAVVDIFRLDENGKIVEHWDVIQAVPEKTESGRGMF; encoded by the coding sequence ATGAAAAAATTTATTTTTACTTTAATCACCGCAACCTTATTAAGCACTGGCGTGCAAGCCCAAAGCAACAGTGTTGCAACGCAAAACACACAAGTCGTTCAGCAATCCGTCTTAGAACGCAATAAAGCGAACGTGTTGGATTTTTACGAATTAGCCTTCAACCAACACAAATTGCAAGAAGCGGTGAGCAAGCACGTTGGGGCGGAATATTTACAGCACAATCCAACGGTCGCAGACGGCGGACAAGCCTTTATTGACGCTTTCGCCCCGTTCTTAAAATCACACCCACAATCCAAAGCCACGGTAAAACGTGTGGTAGCGGACGGCGATTTGGTTTGGTTGCACGTTCATAGCCAACTGGACGATAAAGATCGTGGCGAAGCGGTCGTGGATATCTTCCGCTTAGATGAAAACGGTAAAATCGTGGAACACTGGGACGTTATTCAAGCCGTACCAGAAAAAACCGAAAGCGGTCGAGGAATGTTTTAA
- a CDS encoding winged helix-turn-helix transcriptional regulator translates to MSENLLYPVERGDVLAAACPSRQILQHLTSRWGVLIMVVLRNGTKRFSEIRNAIDGVSERMLTQTLQNLEQDGMLIRKSYHTVPPHVDYTLTPYGEQAAEKIYHLVDWLEENLEAILAESPKS, encoded by the coding sequence ATGAGTGAAAATTTGCTTTATCCTGTTGAACGGGGCGATGTGCTTGCCGCTGCTTGCCCTTCCCGCCAGATTTTGCAACATCTCACCAGCCGTTGGGGCGTGCTGATTATGGTTGTGCTGAGAAACGGCACAAAACGTTTTAGCGAAATCCGCAACGCCATAGACGGCGTGAGCGAGCGAATGCTGACCCAAACTCTGCAAAACCTTGAACAGGACGGTATGCTGATCCGCAAATCCTATCACACCGTCCCACCGCATGTAGATTACACCCTCACCCCCTACGGCGAACAAGCCGCAGAGAAAATCTATCATCTGGTGGACTGGCTGGAAGAGAATTTAGAGGCGATTTTGGCGGAAAGCCCGAAAAGTTAA
- a CDS encoding deoxyguanosinetriphosphate triphosphohydrolase produces the protein MTPKMNWQNLLSSKRFREKDGAIVATVTPSTQEGIDALRTDFHIDYDRVVFSGAFRRLGRKTQVHPLAEHDLTHNRLTHSVEVASVGRSLGNRVGVMLQAGGFLPPGHTPSDIGAVVQVACLAHDLGNPPFGHTGEDALRDWFRKPHNSRYLQGLSEAERNDVQTYEGNAHSLRILARLEMYRNQGGMRLTAATVGTLMKYPWTSSHPSGRKKFNIYQSELPFIRQVADALGLPETADNQWARHPLSYLMEAADDICYALLDLEDAVELGLLSDTEVESVLSELTFAESTWHAAGSRQRCAMLRGIAIGKAIDNVAQTFMMHQTELLAGQFQAKDLLAVCSPEVQNTLEKAKELARTRIFRHRTKLMTEIATFPCLGSILDLLVPAAHAHIVEQKTDVRQSLALDLLKNDDPISQSDSLYQAYMKILDFTGGMTDNAAAQMAKDLSGVGMLR, from the coding sequence ATGACCCCTAAAATGAACTGGCAGAATCTGTTATCCAGCAAGCGTTTCCGAGAGAAAGACGGCGCAATCGTTGCCACCGTTACCCCGTCCACCCAAGAGGGCATAGACGCATTGCGTACCGATTTTCATATCGATTACGACCGTGTCGTTTTTTCCGGCGCATTCCGCCGTTTGGGGCGTAAAACGCAGGTTCACCCTTTGGCGGAACACGATTTGACCCACAACCGCCTGACCCACAGCGTAGAAGTGGCCAGCGTCGGCCGCAGTTTGGGTAATCGGGTCGGCGTGATGTTGCAGGCGGGCGGTTTTCTTCCGCCGGGGCATACGCCGAGCGACATCGGCGCAGTGGTGCAGGTGGCGTGTCTGGCGCATGATTTAGGCAATCCGCCGTTTGGCCATACCGGCGAAGACGCTTTGCGGGATTGGTTTAGAAAACCGCACAACAGCCGCTATCTGCAAGGTTTGAGCGAAGCCGAGCGCAACGATGTGCAGACTTATGAGGGCAACGCCCACAGCCTGCGGATTCTCGCCCGTTTGGAAATGTACCGCAACCAAGGCGGTATGCGGCTGACTGCGGCGACCGTCGGCACGCTGATGAAATATCCTTGGACAAGCAGCCACCCGTCGGGCAGAAAAAAATTCAATATTTACCAAAGCGAATTGCCGTTTATCCGCCAAGTCGCCGACGCACTCGGTTTGCCCGAAACCGCCGACAACCAATGGGCAAGACACCCGCTTTCTTATCTGATGGAAGCCGCCGACGATATTTGCTATGCCTTATTGGATTTGGAAGATGCGGTAGAACTCGGCTTATTGAGCGATACCGAAGTTGAAAGCGTATTATCGGAACTGACGTTTGCCGAAAGCACATGGCACGCCGCCGGCAGCCGCCAACGCTGCGCCATGTTGCGGGGCATTGCCATCGGCAAAGCCATCGACAACGTCGCCCAAACCTTTATGATGCACCAAACCGAGCTGCTGGCAGGGCAGTTTCAGGCAAAAGACCTGCTGGCCGTATGCAGCCCCGAAGTGCAGAATACATTGGAAAAAGCCAAAGAATTGGCACGCACCCGAATTTTCCGCCACCGCACCAAACTGATGACCGAAATCGCCACGTTCCCGTGTCTGGGCTCGATTCTCGATTTACTCGTTCCCGCCGCTCATGCCCATATTGTCGAACAAAAAACCGATGTCCGCCAATCGCTTGCCTTAGATTTACTGAAAAACGACGACCCAATCAGCCAAAGCGACAGCCTGTATCAAGCCTATATGAAAATTCTCGACTTCACCGGCGGCATGACCGACAACGCCGCAGCGCAAATGGCAAAAGACCTTTCCGGCGTGGGGATGCTGCGTTGA
- the kdsA gene encoding 3-deoxy-8-phosphooctulonate synthase yields the protein MANKIIKLDHIEIANNKPFVLFGGMNVLESRDMAMQVCEKYVEVTQKLGVPYIFKASFDKANRSSIHSYRGPGLEEGLKIFQELKQAFGVKVITDVHEIYQCKPVAEVADIIQLPAFLARQTDLVEAMARTGAVINVKKPQFLSPSQMGNIVEKIEECGNDKVILCDRGSNFGYDNLVVDMLGFNIMKKVSKGSPVIFDVTHSLQCRDPFGAASGGRRSQVTELARAGLAIGLAGLFLEAHPNPDQAKCDGPSALPLSKLEDFVYQMKAIDDLVKSFDELDTAN from the coding sequence ATGGCTAATAAAATTATTAAACTCGACCATATCGAAATCGCCAACAACAAACCTTTTGTCTTGTTTGGTGGAATGAATGTACTTGAAAGCCGTGATATGGCAATGCAGGTATGTGAAAAATACGTAGAAGTTACACAAAAATTAGGTGTGCCTTATATTTTTAAAGCCTCATTTGATAAAGCAAACCGCTCATCTATTCATTCTTACCGTGGACCAGGTTTAGAAGAGGGCTTGAAAATTTTTCAAGAACTCAAACAGGCTTTTGGCGTAAAAGTAATTACGGATGTGCATGAAATTTATCAATGTAAACCAGTTGCTGAAGTCGCTGATATTATTCAATTACCTGCTTTCCTTGCTCGTCAGACTGATTTGGTAGAGGCAATGGCTCGTACAGGGGCTGTTATCAATGTGAAAAAGCCACAATTTCTTAGCCCAAGCCAAATGGGAAATATCGTAGAAAAAATTGAAGAATGTGGTAACGATAAAGTGATTTTATGTGATCGTGGTTCTAATTTCGGTTACGATAACCTGGTTGTTGATATGCTGGGTTTCAATATAATGAAAAAAGTTTCCAAAGGTTCACCGGTTATTTTTGACGTAACTCATTCATTACAATGCCGGGATCCCTTTGGTGCTGCATCTGGCGGTCGTCGTTCTCAAGTTACAGAACTTGCGAGAGCTGGTTTAGCTATCGGTTTGGCAGGGCTATTTTTAGAGGCTCACCCAAACCCAGATCAAGCTAAATGTGATGGACCATCTGCATTGCCATTATCTAAATTAGAAGATTTTGTATATCAAATGAAAGCAATAGATGATTTAGTCAAATCATTTGATGAACTTGATACAGCAAATTAA
- a CDS encoding NAD(P)-dependent oxidoreductase, with product MKIAVIGATGYVGQAVVNELAARQHQVTAFARNVEKVQSSDNIQAVAFDVNSADFSAQLQGFDAVVSAFNPGWTNPNIAAEFTQGANAIVAAAKQANVPYLLIVGGAGSLYVAPNVQLIDTPDFPKEIFDGANAARLLLGELQDRRDVNWAFISPPAMLGADAGFSEERTGEYRLGGNELLMNGEMPAGISVADLAIAIADDTEQKAHLHQRFTVASK from the coding sequence ATGAAAATTGCAGTGATCGGAGCAACAGGTTATGTGGGGCAAGCCGTGGTGAACGAGCTTGCGGCTCGCCAACATCAAGTAACCGCTTTTGCCCGCAATGTGGAAAAAGTGCAGTCATCGGACAACATTCAAGCGGTCGCTTTTGATGTGAACAGTGCAGATTTTTCGGCACAATTACAGGGTTTTGATGCGGTTGTTTCGGCGTTCAACCCCGGTTGGACGAACCCGAATATCGCCGCTGAGTTCACGCAAGGGGCAAATGCGATTGTAGCGGCGGCAAAACAGGCGAATGTGCCTTATTTATTGATTGTCGGCGGTGCAGGCAGTCTATATGTCGCCCCGAACGTGCAACTGATTGATACGCCTGATTTTCCAAAAGAGATCTTTGATGGGGCGAATGCAGCACGTCTTTTATTGGGCGAATTGCAAGATCGCCGCGATGTAAACTGGGCGTTTATCTCGCCGCCAGCGATGCTCGGTGCAGATGCAGGTTTCAGCGAAGAACGTACGGGCGAATATCGTTTAGGTGGTAATGAGTTATTGATGAACGGCGAGATGCCAGCAGGGATCAGCGTGGCGGATTTGGCGATTGCCATTGCCGATGACACAGAGCAAAAAGCCCATTTACATCAGCGTTTTACCGTGGCATCGAAGTAA
- a CDS encoding glutamate-5-semialdehyde dehydrogenase produces the protein MTHTINIQEYVRTTAAAAKQAFYRLSAADSAQKNAALLRMTELIRQHSSDILAANRLDMQQAEAKGLESALLDRLQLNENTLQTMCDGLQQIAALPDPVGEMDEFRTRPNGLQIGKMRVPLGVIGIIYESRPNVTLDAAALCLKSGNACILRGGSEAFNSNLVLAKLIKQALAETGLPEAAVNLIENTSRESVGAMLQSPEWIDVIIPRGGKSLVARIAAEARVPVIKHLDGICHVYIDQAADTEKAVNIAFNAKTSRYGTCNTMETLLVHEKRAAEILPLLAEKYAGKGVELRGCPRTLAVLPNIQTASDADWDTEYLAPILAVKIVDSLAEAVAHINIHGSHHTDSIVTESYTDAQQFLRSVDSASVMVNASTRFADGFEYGLGAEIGISTDKIHVRGPVGLHGLTSQKWVVLGNGQVRS, from the coding sequence ATGACACACACAATCAATATCCAAGAATATGTCCGCACCACCGCTGCGGCGGCGAAACAGGCTTTTTACCGGCTTTCGGCGGCGGATTCCGCCCAAAAAAACGCCGCTTTGCTGCGGATGACGGAACTGATCCGCCAGCATTCGTCAGATATTTTGGCGGCAAACCGGCTGGATATGCAGCAGGCGGAAGCCAAAGGTTTGGAAAGCGCCCTGCTCGACCGCCTGCAACTGAATGAAAACACGCTGCAAACCATGTGCGACGGTTTGCAGCAGATTGCCGCCCTGCCCGACCCTGTCGGCGAGATGGACGAATTCCGCACCCGCCCCAACGGTTTGCAAATCGGCAAAATGCGTGTACCGCTGGGCGTGATCGGCATTATTTACGAATCCCGCCCCAATGTAACCCTCGATGCAGCGGCGCTGTGTTTGAAATCCGGCAACGCCTGCATTCTGCGGGGCGGTAGTGAAGCGTTCAACAGCAATCTTGTCCTTGCCAAACTGATTAAACAGGCATTGGCGGAAACCGGCCTGCCCGAAGCCGCCGTTAATCTGATTGAAAACACCAGCCGCGAAAGCGTCGGCGCTATGCTGCAAAGCCCAGAATGGATTGATGTGATTATTCCCCGCGGCGGCAAATCGCTGGTGGCACGCATCGCCGCAGAAGCCAGAGTGCCGGTTATCAAACATTTGGACGGCATTTGCCATGTCTATATCGACCAAGCCGCCGATACCGAAAAAGCCGTCAATATCGCTTTCAACGCCAAAACCTCACGCTACGGCACTTGCAACACCATGGAAACGCTGCTGGTTCACGAAAAACGTGCCGCCGAAATCCTGCCGCTACTGGCGGAAAAATATGCCGGAAAAGGCGTGGAACTGCGCGGCTGCCCACGCACGCTTGCCGTTTTACCCAATATTCAGACGGCCTCCGATGCCGATTGGGATACCGAATACCTCGCCCCGATACTGGCGGTGAAAATTGTGGATTCGCTGGCGGAAGCTGTTGCCCATATCAACATCCACGGAAGCCACCACACCGATTCTATCGTAACCGAATCCTATACCGATGCCCAACAATTCCTACGCTCGGTGGACAGCGCCAGCGTGATGGTCAATGCCTCCACCCGCTTTGCCGACGGTTTTGAATACGGTTTGGGCGCAGAAATCGGCATTTCTACCGATAAAATCCACGTCCGCGGCCCGGTCGGCCTGCACGGTTTGACCTCGCAAAAATGGGTGGTTTTGGGGAACGGTCAAGTACGGAGCTGA